A region of Nostoc sp. 'Peltigera membranacea cyanobiont' N6 DNA encodes the following proteins:
- a CDS encoding M48 family metalloprotease produces the protein MPSHAKPSLEAGLVALKQGNYQTAIAQLEPIASSQNNGTASLQAQVGLVMAYARTGEVPKAIAISQNLIESNNPQVQEWATRALEHLTKRKKPDRESKTVETGFVAFENSTPNSTPNSIPITPTLEEKPEDRVIETKSDDTPDTPAMVPLTRLKATVATPLPQPATPLNGFMGSVTRTQAKLFGVIYWRQAQRARAWQPLRKPKLIPLRLLAAGTFIALFWVMREILKLAMGLINQTLVKLPYLEPLQLLYRDPTKLLLIVLAILMAISPWLLDLLLAKLYGQREFPKDVLNAHSREAVRVLQRCSQQRHWPLPKLRILPMAAPIILTYGILPRNARIVVSQGLLEQLADDEIATIYATQLGHIAHWDFAVMSLLLLVTLPIHKLYQQVSQLGDKISGKIWRWPVTILASVVYGVWCLLTGTGLWLSRLRLYYSDRVAAEITGNPNALIRALLKIAIGIAADIQKQEETSWQLESLNLLTPVSHQQSLALGTIASNLSFESFLKWDTANPYRRWFTINNSHPLMGDRIERLCQIARHWHLDTELHFASVPSKVKRQSFLLQIAPWLGIPLGVLFAALVWLTWQLAFTLKFLNLKWIYEDWSFITGCLLIGFSIGTVMRINSFFPDIKPATVQTDDYLPNLLANPSALPIDSVSVRLVGKLLGRQGTSNSLAQDLIFQSSAGLVKLHHISWLGQSLNHQDLIGRQIIVTGWFRRGATPWIDIQTLETQSGKTIYSPHPIWSTFLAVAAQAWGAYVFLTG, from the coding sequence ATGCCTTCACATGCCAAACCGTCTTTGGAGGCTGGTTTAGTTGCCCTCAAACAGGGAAATTACCAAACAGCGATCGCTCAACTAGAACCTATTGCTAGCAGCCAAAATAATGGTACTGCTAGCTTACAAGCCCAGGTTGGTTTAGTGATGGCTTATGCTCGCACTGGCGAAGTTCCTAAGGCGATCGCTATTTCCCAGAATCTCATTGAGAGTAACAATCCACAAGTTCAAGAGTGGGCAACACGCGCTCTCGAACACCTAACAAAACGTAAAAAACCCGATCGAGAATCAAAAACTGTCGAAACTGGATTTGTTGCTTTTGAGAATTCAACCCCAAATTCAACCCCAAATTCAATCCCGATAACTCCTACATTAGAGGAAAAGCCAGAAGATCGAGTAATAGAAACCAAAAGCGACGACACTCCCGACACCCCCGCGATGGTGCCACTAACTAGACTCAAAGCCACAGTAGCGACACCCTTACCACAACCTGCTACACCCCTAAACGGCTTCATGGGTTCTGTTACCCGCACCCAAGCCAAATTATTCGGCGTTATTTATTGGCGGCAAGCACAACGTGCCAGAGCATGGCAACCACTACGCAAACCGAAATTAATTCCCTTGCGACTACTGGCAGCAGGGACATTTATCGCCCTGTTTTGGGTGATGCGAGAAATCCTTAAGTTGGCAATGGGATTAATCAACCAAACTTTAGTCAAACTACCTTATCTGGAGCCGTTACAGCTTTTATACCGCGACCCTACTAAATTGTTGCTGATAGTATTAGCGATCTTGATGGCAATATCACCTTGGTTGCTGGATCTGCTACTGGCAAAGTTGTATGGTCAGCGAGAATTTCCTAAAGATGTATTGAATGCCCATAGCCGTGAAGCTGTTAGGGTACTTCAACGTTGCAGCCAACAGCGCCACTGGCCGTTACCCAAATTACGAATTTTACCAATGGCTGCACCAATCATCCTGACCTACGGTATTTTACCACGTAATGCCAGGATTGTTGTGAGTCAAGGGCTATTAGAGCAACTAGCAGATGATGAAATCGCCACTATCTACGCCACGCAGCTAGGGCATATTGCTCACTGGGATTTTGCTGTGATGTCTTTGTTGCTGCTGGTAACACTACCAATCCATAAGCTATATCAGCAAGTTTCGCAGTTAGGAGACAAGATATCAGGCAAAATTTGGCGCTGGCCGGTGACGATTCTAGCTAGTGTAGTTTATGGAGTTTGGTGTTTACTGACTGGGACTGGATTGTGGTTGTCGCGGTTGCGGCTTTATTATAGCGATCGCGTCGCTGCTGAAATTACTGGTAATCCCAACGCCCTGATTCGGGCTTTACTTAAAATTGCTATTGGCATTGCAGCTGATATCCAAAAACAGGAAGAGACAAGTTGGCAACTGGAAAGCTTAAATCTGTTGACACCAGTTAGCCATCAGCAGAGTCTTGCTTTGGGCACTATTGCTAGCAATTTATCTTTTGAATCATTTTTGAAGTGGGATACTGCCAATCCCTATCGACGATGGTTTACGATTAATAATAGTCATCCTTTGATGGGCGATCGCATCGAACGCCTCTGCCAAATCGCCCGTCACTGGCATCTAGACACTGAACTACATTTTGCTAGCGTTCCATCAAAGGTGAAGCGTCAGTCTTTCTTATTACAAATTGCTCCCTGGTTGGGAATTCCTTTAGGGGTTCTGTTTGCAGCTTTGGTCTGGCTAACGTGGCAACTAGCATTCACACTCAAGTTTTTAAATCTAAAGTGGATATATGAAGATTGGTCTTTCATTACAGGCTGCCTTCTAATTGGCTTTAGCATCGGTACAGTAATGCGGATTAATTCTTTTTTCCCCGATATTAAACCCGCTACTGTGCAAACTGACGACTACCTGCCCAACCTCTTAGCTAACCCTTCTGCCTTACCTATTGATAGTGTCAGCGTGCGCCTGGTGGGCAAACTATTAGGTCGTCAAGGCACTAGCAACTCCCTAGCGCAAGATTTAATCTTTCAATCCAGCGCGGGTTTGGTGAAATTGCACCACATTTCTTGGCTAGGACAGTCACTTAATCACCAGGATCTCATTGGTCGGCAAATTATCGTTACAGGTTGGTTCCGCCGAGGAGCAACACCTTGGATCGATATCCAAACCCTGGAAACCCAAAGTGGTAAAACCATTTATAGCCCTCATCCCATCTGGTCTACTTTTTTGGCAGTTGCAGCACAGGCTTGGGGCGCATACGTTTTTCTCACTGGTTAG
- a CDS encoding RNA recognition motif domain-containing protein: MSVRLYIGNLPKEEIDRQDLQAVFAAEGEAVTTKLIKDRKTGKCRGFGFLTVNNDEQADEIIEKYNGQMFKDTAIKLEKALPRTKGEEGDEQAPKPVSLNASSTPTPTPNREGSRREKSSKKPRRGGGGGGSRENSTTTTTDSDAIRPDPRWASELEKLKQMLAAQTTN, translated from the coding sequence ATGTCCGTTCGCCTATATATAGGTAATTTGCCTAAAGAAGAAATCGACCGTCAGGATCTGCAAGCAGTTTTTGCAGCAGAAGGTGAAGCTGTAACTACTAAATTAATTAAAGACCGCAAAACTGGCAAATGCCGTGGTTTTGGTTTTCTTACCGTCAACAATGACGAACAAGCTGACGAAATCATTGAAAAGTATAATGGTCAGATGTTTAAAGACACTGCCATTAAGCTAGAAAAGGCATTACCTCGCACAAAGGGTGAAGAGGGCGACGAGCAAGCTCCAAAACCAGTTAGTCTTAATGCTAGTAGTACACCTACTCCTACTCCTAATAGAGAAGGTAGCCGTCGCGAGAAAAGCTCTAAGAAGCCTCGTCGGGGCGGCGGTGGCGGCGGTTCTCGCGAAAACAGCACAACAACAACAACCGATTCAGACGCTATTCGTCCAGATCCTCGTTGGGCTTCGGAATTAGAAAAGCTGAAGCAGATGCTAGCTGCACAAACTACGAATTAA
- a CDS encoding SufE family protein, whose translation MSSTLDSLPPALAKIVQRFQRASEPKRRYEQLIWYAQKLNEFPEANKLPDNKVPGCVSQVYITATLDDGKVVFQGESDSQLTKGLVGLLVEGLQGLTPTEIVQLTPDFIQETGLNVSLTPSRANGFYNIFKTMQKKALECKLDLPS comes from the coding sequence ATGTCCTCAACTCTAGATTCTTTGCCACCTGCGCTTGCTAAAATTGTCCAGCGCTTTCAACGCGCTTCCGAACCGAAGCGGCGCTACGAACAGCTAATCTGGTATGCTCAGAAGCTCAATGAGTTCCCAGAAGCTAATAAGTTACCTGACAATAAAGTTCCTGGTTGCGTGTCTCAAGTTTATATCACAGCAACCTTGGATGACGGTAAAGTTGTGTTTCAGGGCGAGTCTGATTCTCAGTTAACCAAAGGATTAGTAGGGCTGCTAGTTGAAGGATTGCAAGGACTAACGCCAACTGAGATTGTCCAACTTACCCCAGATTTTATTCAAGAAACAGGTTTAAATGTTAGTCTGACACCTTCCCGCGCTAATGGATTTTACAACATTTTTAAAACCATGCAAAAAAAAGCGTTGGAGTGTAAGTTAGATTTACCTAGCTAA
- a CDS encoding alpha/beta fold hydrolase, giving the protein MPTNLLSTSVATGFGGIVQEYLWNWENQQLRVVYETLGKGSPLLLLPSFSSVSTRSEVGELAKLLAPNFQVVAIDWPGFGESSRPSLDYRPEIYQHFLEDFVKAVFNTPITAIAAGHAASYVLQLAVKEQAAFSRIVLLAPTWRGPLPTMGASQQIAGIVRGLVRSPILGQALYKLNTTQSFLSFMYRRHVFTDAAKITPSFIEQKWETTQQPGARFASAAFVTGNLDAVREQSDFLELVQSLTVPLMVVIGESSPPKSREEMNALVALPGVRSVVIPGSLGLHEEYPAVVLEAVQDFLFSP; this is encoded by the coding sequence ATGCCAACAAATTTATTATCTACCTCTGTTGCTACTGGCTTTGGTGGAATAGTTCAAGAATATCTCTGGAATTGGGAAAATCAGCAATTGCGCGTTGTTTATGAAACCCTTGGTAAAGGTTCACCGTTATTGCTATTACCATCTTTCAGCAGTGTCTCGACACGTTCGGAAGTAGGCGAACTTGCCAAGTTACTAGCTCCCAATTTTCAAGTTGTAGCCATAGATTGGCCTGGTTTTGGTGAATCTTCTCGCCCTAGCTTGGATTACCGACCAGAAATATATCAGCACTTTCTAGAAGATTTTGTCAAAGCTGTTTTTAATACTCCGATTACTGCGATCGCGGCTGGTCATGCTGCTAGTTACGTTTTACAATTAGCTGTAAAAGAACAAGCTGCTTTCTCACGGATTGTATTGTTAGCTCCTACTTGGCGTGGGCCTTTGCCGACAATGGGGGCAAGTCAGCAAATAGCTGGCATTGTCAGAGGATTGGTGCGATCGCCTATACTTGGTCAAGCTCTCTACAAACTCAACACTACCCAATCTTTCTTAAGTTTCATGTACCGCCGTCATGTTTTTACTGACGCAGCTAAAATTACACCCAGTTTCATTGAGCAGAAATGGGAAACAACTCAACAACCAGGAGCGCGATTTGCATCTGCTGCCTTTGTAACTGGTAATCTTGATGCTGTACGCGAACAGTCAGATTTTCTCGAACTTGTGCAGTCTTTAACCGTACCGCTCATGGTAGTAATTGGGGAATCTAGCCCCCCAAAATCACGAGAAGAAATGAACGCTTTGGTAGCCTTACCAGGTGTGAGAAGCGTTGTTATTCCTGGTTCTCTGGGACTGCATGAAGAATACCCAGCAGTTGTTTTAGAAGCAGTTCAAGATTTTTTGTTCTCTCCATAA
- a CDS encoding FkbM family methyltransferase, whose protein sequence is MDKNLIIDVGVHTGEDSEFYLKKGFRVIGIEANPDIYEDTKKKLGAYIETGQLILLNVAVSSQNQSVTFYVNLDKSFWSTTSLDFVRRNEFFGTSSTAITVEGRTFENILQEFGIPYYLKVDIEGADILCLQALHKFETKPQFLSIESAQTSWNDLLAELALLKELGYKKFKAINQKDVPKQVCPFPAKEGEYIKHQFEYGASGIFGEETPGNWLSETEVLKVYKYVFLQYRLFESNGFFNQFSLGKMLLDKLQLKLAWYDTHASL, encoded by the coding sequence ATGGATAAAAACTTAATTATAGATGTTGGTGTTCACACAGGTGAAGATAGTGAGTTTTATCTCAAAAAAGGATTTCGAGTTATTGGTATCGAAGCTAACCCTGATATTTATGAGGATACTAAGAAAAAATTAGGTGCATACATAGAAACTGGTCAGCTTATTCTACTCAATGTTGCTGTATCATCTCAAAATCAATCAGTTACTTTTTACGTCAACTTGGACAAAAGTTTCTGGAGTACAACTTCATTAGATTTTGTGCGTCGAAATGAATTTTTTGGTACAAGTTCTACTGCCATAACTGTAGAAGGACGTACATTTGAAAATATTTTACAGGAGTTTGGCATCCCCTATTATCTCAAAGTTGATATTGAAGGTGCTGATATATTATGCTTACAGGCTTTACACAAGTTTGAAACCAAACCTCAGTTTCTATCTATAGAATCTGCACAGACATCATGGAACGATCTGTTAGCAGAATTAGCGCTCTTAAAAGAACTTGGTTATAAAAAATTTAAAGCTATCAACCAAAAAGACGTACCTAAGCAAGTCTGTCCATTTCCAGCCAAAGAAGGTGAATATATAAAACATCAGTTTGAATACGGTGCTAGTGGAATTTTTGGAGAAGAAACACCAGGTAATTGGCTATCTGAAACTGAAGTATTAAAAGTCTATAAATATGTTTTTTTACAATATAGATTATTTGAATCCAACGGATTTTTCAACCAATTTTCTTTAGGAAAGATGCTTTTAGATAAACTCCAACTGAAACTTGCTTGGTACGATACTCATGCTAGTCTTTGA
- a CDS encoding CobW family GTP-binding protein, whose product MVADVINNSVPVTVLTGYLGAGKTTLLNHILTYEHGKKVAVIVNEFGEVGIDNQLIIDADEEIFEMNNGCICCTVRGDLIRIIGNLMKRRDKFDHLVIETTGLADPAPVIQTFFVDEDLQSQLSLDAVVTVVDAKHIWQHWDADEAQEQIAFADVILLNKTDLVAPEELDELEKRIRAMNAIAKIYRTQNSELGMDALLGVKAFDLDRALEIDPDFLGEDAHVHDETVFSVALVEAGAVDGEKLNAWLSELLRTQGPDIFRMKGILNIAGEENRFVFQGVHMIFDGKPDRPWKPSETPKNELVFIGRNLDAAQLKQDFLACLA is encoded by the coding sequence ATGGTGGCTGACGTAATCAACAATTCAGTTCCCGTTACTGTTCTTACAGGCTATTTGGGAGCAGGTAAAACGACTCTACTCAATCACATCCTCACCTACGAACACGGCAAAAAAGTTGCTGTGATTGTCAATGAATTTGGGGAAGTGGGTATTGATAATCAATTGATTATCGATGCGGATGAAGAAATATTTGAAATGAATAATGGCTGTATCTGTTGTACAGTACGCGGCGATTTAATTCGCATCATTGGCAATTTGATGAAGCGGCGCGATAAATTTGACCATTTAGTAATTGAAACAACTGGATTAGCCGACCCTGCACCAGTGATTCAGACATTTTTTGTGGATGAAGATTTGCAAAGTCAACTGTCTCTAGACGCAGTGGTGACAGTCGTAGATGCCAAGCATATTTGGCAACATTGGGATGCAGACGAAGCACAAGAACAGATTGCTTTTGCCGATGTAATTTTACTTAATAAAACAGATTTAGTCGCGCCAGAAGAGTTGGATGAATTAGAAAAACGGATTCGGGCGATGAATGCGATCGCAAAAATCTACCGGACTCAAAATTCTGAACTAGGAATGGATGCTTTATTAGGTGTAAAAGCTTTTGATTTAGATCGTGCATTAGAGATCGATCCAGATTTCTTAGGCGAAGATGCCCACGTACACGATGAAACGGTCTTTTCAGTGGCTTTAGTAGAAGCAGGTGCAGTAGATGGAGAAAAATTAAACGCTTGGCTTTCGGAGTTACTGCGTACCCAAGGCCCAGATATTTTTCGGATGAAAGGCATTTTAAATATTGCCGGAGAAGAGAATCGATTTGTATTCCAAGGCGTACACATGATATTTGATGGCAAACCCGATCGCCCCTGGAAACCCAGCGAAACTCCCAAAAACGAACTAGTTTTCATCGGTCGCAACCTTGATGCAGCCCAACTCAAGCAAGATTTTCTCGCTTGTCTAGCTTAA
- a CDS encoding WD40 repeat domain-containing protein: MNSTTKSKEFEQHYSGILSDYVTAIAWSPQGKILAATSAAGEVVLWNDGELTTLQTGNGKSVDCLAFSPDGKFLAVGGQDGQVKIWQNTELIATLENAPAWVDKLAWNYTSNQLAFSLGRYVQVWDADTREIVVTLNFDNSSVLGIDWRIDGEYLAISGYKGVKIWHSQNWDEEPYSLDMTTVSLAMAWSPDGKYLASGNMDRSVTVLEWNNPDPWVMRGFPGKIRQLAWSEAITKVGAPILASSSVEGIVVWEKLEDDTLGWEARVLTNHVGTINAIAFAPKSFLLASAAADGWLCLWNQAKEVSQIITGVSGGFSALAWHPQGKLLAAGGEQGELVIWSKVLRGQGFGRS, translated from the coding sequence ATGAACTCCACAACCAAATCTAAGGAATTTGAACAACACTATTCGGGGATACTTTCAGATTATGTAACTGCGATCGCTTGGTCGCCACAAGGTAAAATTTTAGCAGCAACTTCCGCCGCAGGGGAAGTTGTTCTGTGGAATGATGGCGAACTTACAACCTTACAAACTGGTAACGGTAAATCAGTAGACTGTCTGGCATTTTCGCCAGATGGAAAATTTTTAGCCGTTGGCGGACAAGATGGACAGGTCAAAATTTGGCAGAATACTGAATTAATCGCCACGCTGGAAAATGCCCCCGCATGGGTTGACAAGCTAGCTTGGAATTACACCAGTAACCAACTGGCTTTTAGTTTGGGGCGTTACGTGCAAGTTTGGGATGCAGATACTCGTGAAATTGTCGTAACGCTAAATTTCGACAACTCTTCAGTATTGGGTATAGATTGGCGTATTGACGGAGAATACTTGGCCATTAGTGGTTACAAGGGAGTGAAAATTTGGCATAGTCAAAACTGGGATGAAGAACCATATAGCCTAGATATGACCACTGTCAGTTTAGCGATGGCTTGGTCGCCTGATGGCAAATACCTGGCTTCTGGCAACATGGATCGTAGTGTCACTGTTTTGGAATGGAATAATCCCGACCCTTGGGTAATGCGTGGCTTCCCTGGTAAAATTCGCCAATTGGCATGGTCAGAAGCTATCACTAAAGTGGGTGCGCCAATACTCGCATCTTCTAGCGTTGAAGGGATTGTGGTGTGGGAAAAGCTAGAGGATGATACTTTAGGTTGGGAAGCACGAGTATTAACTAATCATGTGGGCACGATCAATGCGATCGCTTTTGCACCAAAAAGCTTCCTTCTCGCTTCTGCTGCTGCTGACGGCTGGTTGTGTTTGTGGAACCAAGCTAAGGAAGTATCCCAAATTATCACAGGTGTCTCAGGAGGTTTTTCAGCCTTAGCTTGGCATCCCCAAGGTAAGTTACTAGCCGCAGGCGGCGAGCAAGGCGAATTAGTTATTTGGTCAAAGGTTTTGCGGGGTCAAGGATTTGGGCGCAGCTAA
- the mutS gene encoding DNA mismatch repair protein MutS, translating to MTASHSETPSTKPDASTFISDHQQVDRSKLSQMYLHYVETKDKYPHAVLLYRVGDFFECYFQDAVKLAQELELVLTSKQAGEQGRVAMSGVPHHAWERYTTMLVEKGYAVVICDQVEDASEAAGRLVRREVTRILTPGTLLEEGMLKSSRNNYLAAVVIAANHWGLAYADISTGEFLTTQGSDLEHLTQELMRLQPSEVLVPTNAPDLGSLLRPGETSPHLPECLPPSFCYSLRSQVPFSQGEARPRLLQKFKVRSLEGLGCDDLPLAVRAAGGLIEYLEDTQKENQVPLQRLRTYTITDYLIVDSQTRRNLEITQTVRDGTFHGSLLWSLDRTSTAMGGRALRRWLLQPLLDIKGIRARLDTIQELMENTPLRQDLRQLLRQIYDLERLTGRAGSGTANARDLVALADSLSRLPELSHLVTEARSPFLKALQKVPSVLEELAQKLHAHLVESPPILIKEGGLIRPSVNPLLDERKATVEADQQWIANLEVDERAKTGISTLKVGFNKTFGYYISISRSKADQVPANYIRKQTLTNEERYITPDLKEREARILTARDDLNQLEYEIFTALREEVAQEAEVIRNLSRAVAAADVLCGLAELAVHQGYCRPEMLPGREINIVDGRHPVVEQSLPGGFFVPNSTQLGEESLVISHLSLADDQGQMRNDQEQIANDQGQITNDNPDLIILTGPNASGKSCYLRQVGLIQLMAQIGSFVPANFARLGICDRIFTRVGAVDDLATGQSTFMVEMNETANILNHATSRSLVLLDEIGRGTATFDGLSIAWAVAEYIAVDIRARTIFATHYHELNELASILPNVANYQVTVKELPDQIIFLHQVQPGGADKSYGIEAGRLAGLPAVVIQRAKQVMGQIEKHSKIAMGLQNLD from the coding sequence ATGACCGCTTCTCACTCTGAAACTCCATCTACCAAACCCGACGCAAGTACTTTTATTTCTGACCATCAACAGGTGGATCGCAGTAAGCTAAGTCAAATGTACCTGCACTATGTCGAGACGAAGGATAAATATCCTCACGCGGTGTTGCTGTATCGGGTGGGTGATTTCTTTGAATGTTATTTTCAAGATGCTGTCAAACTAGCGCAAGAATTAGAATTAGTCCTCACTAGCAAGCAAGCTGGGGAACAGGGACGAGTGGCGATGTCTGGTGTTCCGCATCATGCTTGGGAACGCTATACCACAATGTTGGTAGAAAAAGGCTATGCAGTGGTAATTTGCGACCAAGTAGAAGATGCTTCTGAAGCTGCTGGTAGATTGGTGCGGCGGGAAGTAACGCGCATTCTAACCCCTGGCACGTTGCTAGAAGAGGGAATGCTCAAATCAAGTCGCAATAATTACCTAGCGGCAGTGGTAATTGCCGCAAATCATTGGGGTTTAGCCTATGCAGACATCTCCACAGGGGAATTCCTCACGACTCAAGGCAGTGATTTAGAACATTTGACCCAGGAATTAATGCGCTTGCAACCTTCAGAGGTGTTAGTTCCGACAAATGCGCCTGATTTGGGTAGTTTGCTGCGTCCGGGAGAAACATCGCCTCATCTACCGGAGTGTTTACCACCATCATTTTGCTATAGTTTGCGATCGCAAGTTCCATTTTCCCAAGGTGAAGCCAGACCTAGATTATTGCAGAAATTTAAGGTGCGATCGCTCGAAGGACTCGGTTGCGACGATCTTCCTCTCGCTGTCCGTGCGGCTGGTGGTCTTATAGAATATCTGGAAGATACACAAAAAGAAAACCAAGTTCCTCTGCAAAGACTCCGCACCTATACTATCACCGACTACTTAATTGTTGATAGTCAAACCCGCCGTAACCTGGAAATTACCCAAACTGTCCGGGATGGCACTTTTCACGGTTCCCTACTCTGGTCATTAGATAGAACTAGTACAGCAATGGGTGGGCGGGCTTTGCGGCGGTGGTTATTGCAACCACTACTTGATATTAAAGGCATTCGGGCACGTCTTGATACTATCCAAGAATTGATGGAAAATACGCCACTGCGTCAAGATTTACGGCAGTTGTTGCGGCAAATTTATGACCTAGAACGCCTCACCGGAAGGGCAGGTTCTGGTACAGCTAATGCTAGAGATTTAGTAGCTTTGGCAGATTCTCTCTCACGTTTACCAGAATTATCCCACTTAGTAACTGAAGCGCGTTCTCCCTTTCTCAAAGCTTTGCAGAAAGTCCCAAGTGTGTTGGAAGAATTGGCACAAAAGTTACACGCGCACCTTGTAGAGTCGCCACCCATACTAATCAAAGAAGGCGGATTAATTCGTCCTAGTGTAAATCCCCTGTTGGATGAGAGGAAGGCAACTGTAGAAGCAGACCAGCAATGGATTGCCAACTTAGAAGTTGATGAGAGAGCTAAGACAGGAATTTCGACACTGAAGGTAGGATTTAACAAAACTTTTGGTTATTATATCAGTATTTCCCGCAGCAAAGCTGACCAAGTACCTGCTAATTACATCCGCAAGCAAACCCTAACCAATGAGGAACGTTACATCACCCCAGATTTGAAGGAACGAGAAGCCAGGATTCTCACGGCGCGGGATGATTTAAATCAGTTGGAATATGAAATTTTTACAGCGTTGCGGGAAGAGGTAGCACAAGAGGCGGAAGTAATTCGCAATCTATCTCGTGCAGTAGCGGCGGCGGATGTGCTGTGTGGTTTAGCTGAGTTAGCCGTGCATCAAGGTTATTGTCGTCCAGAAATGTTACCAGGAAGGGAGATAAATATTGTTGATGGCCGTCATCCGGTGGTGGAACAGTCTTTACCTGGGGGTTTCTTTGTGCCGAATTCGACGCAATTGGGTGAAGAGTCATTAGTCATTAGTCATTTATCATTAGCAGATGACCAAGGACAAATGAGAAATGACCAAGAACAAATTGCAAATGACCAAGGACAAATAACAAATGACAATCCCGATTTAATTATCCTTACCGGACCAAACGCCAGTGGCAAAAGTTGTTATTTGCGTCAGGTGGGATTGATTCAGTTAATGGCGCAGATTGGTAGTTTTGTACCAGCTAATTTTGCTAGATTGGGAATATGCGATCGCATTTTTACCCGTGTAGGTGCAGTAGACGATCTTGCAACTGGTCAATCTACATTCATGGTGGAAATGAATGAAACGGCGAATATTCTCAACCACGCCACATCTAGGTCACTGGTGTTATTAGATGAAATTGGTCGGGGAACGGCGACATTTGATGGTCTTTCCATAGCTTGGGCGGTGGCGGAATATATCGCAGTGGATATTCGGGCGCGAACAATTTTTGCTACTCATTACCATGAATTGAATGAATTAGCTAGTATTTTGCCGAATGTAGCTAATTATCAAGTGACGGTGAAAGAATTACCCGACCAAATTATCTTTTTGCACCAAGTTCAACCGGGAGGCGCTGATAAGTCTTACGGAATTGAGGCGGGAAGATTGGCGGGTTTACCAGCAGTGGTTATTCAACGAGCGAAACAAGTAATGGGGCAAATTGAGAAACATAGTAAAATTGCGATGGGGCTGCAAAATCTAGATTGA